From Carya illinoinensis cultivar Pawnee chromosome 5, C.illinoinensisPawnee_v1, whole genome shotgun sequence, one genomic window encodes:
- the LOC122311551 gene encoding uncharacterized protein LOC122311551 yields MGMLAYWPLFPQYSCLVCASSLLFVFFISFCQGATSHQKYHENNPTTPIPTAQQLPLFGYAKNRATHHNSTLNLNSLCQANLPQATQSNCKSMRIATSPQPSCILIVALNGCSINNLHARVYACPFVLLTYNAVTTFSTGLVAPPLASTVFVALNVSLHLEASTSAQPPTAPTSHHCAGLDITCFRALCQTTQFHPPLHPLLVKIVAVSKVLKLLTLISR; encoded by the exons ATGGGGATGCTCGCTTACTGGCCTCTTTTCCCTCAATATTCATGTCTTGTTTGTGCCTCTTCATTGTTGTTcgttttcttcatttctttctgCCAAGGCGCTACCTCACATCAGAAATACCATGAAAACAACCCAACCACCCCCATCCCAACCGCCCAGCAACTACCTCTATTTGGCTATGCCAAAAACAGAGCAACCCACCACAATTCCACCTTAAACCTCAACTCCTTGTGTCAAGCGAACCTACCGCAAGCTACCCAGTCCAACTGTAAATCAATGAGAATTGCAACCTCTCCTCAACCATCGTGTATCCTGATAGTTGCACTGAATGGTTGCTCCATCAACAACCTCCATGCTCGGGTATATGCGTGTCCCTTTGTCCTTCTGACATATAATGCCGTCACCACGTTCAGCACAGGTCTAGTGGCACCTCCGCTCGCTTCCACCGTTTTTGTTGCCCTCAATGTCTCCCTCCATCTCGAAGCTTCAACCTCGGCTCAGCCACCCACTGCCCCGACTTCTCATCATTGCGCC GGATTGGACATCACCTGCTTTCGTGCTCTTTGCCAAACCACTCAGTTCCACCCACCTCTACACCCTCTTCTCG TGAAGATAGTGGCAGTGAGTAAGGTGCTCAAATTACTTACGCTAATCAGTCGGTGA